The proteins below come from a single Panicum hallii strain FIL2 chromosome 7, PHallii_v3.1, whole genome shotgun sequence genomic window:
- the LOC112901329 gene encoding uncharacterized protein LOC112901329, whose amino-acid sequence MISNSPEIEHLMLDTNFGHRRLCLSLPTLRCLAVSVTHFNRMEEIELEDIEVEDASSLERLVMHETKYGPSVRIPGPTKLKMLGYLGNGFPIIQLGHTIFKLGGPVHGSRQLGGPVLHGDNISIRHASAEVEGCHWVFIMFSVLGEAPCQVADVCMG is encoded by the exons ATGATCTCCAATAGCCCGGAAATTGAGCATTTAATGCTCGACACGAATTTTGGCCACCGCCGCCTGTGCCTCTCCCTGCCAACGCTAAGGTGCCTGGCGGTTTCGGTCACACACTTCAATAGGATGGAGGAGATTGAGCTGGAGGACATCGAAGTTGAGGATGCTTCAAGCCTGGAACGGCTAGTGATGCATGAGACCAAATATGGTCCATCCGTGAGGATTCCTGGACCGACAAAGCTCAAGATGTTAGGCTACCTTGGAAATGGCTTTCCCATTATTCAGCTTGGCCACACGATCTTTAAG CTTGGCGGACCAGTTCATGGTTCCCGTCAGCTTGGCGGACCAGTTCTCCACGGTGACAATATTAGCATTAGACATGCCTCAGCTGAAGTTGAAGGTTGTCATTGGGTATTTATCATGTTTTCCGTGCTTGGAGAAGCTCCATGTCAAG TTGCTGACGTATGCATGGGATAG
- the LOC112900818 gene encoding uncharacterized ATP-dependent helicase C29A10.10c-like, translating to MPRRAADLASNDGSYCLAHVKDVSRDKLSFEIRASRKMQGASCCAFAASLLSFIPYVRIWRCLDYDAAVKRSPALVKVVAGETEPLDWQSTPSVASSAGAETGADVAAKLSAFKLNDSQADAILSCVTATRRDGAAKFSLIWGPPGTGKTKTISVLLLLLLTSQAQTKCRVLTCAPTNTAISQVASRLLALTKQHAATDGGCHGDLLLFGNRERMAIGGDLSEIFLDTRVKRLKKCFSQATGWRHCLVSLVGFLGEPTTLRSQYNESCGQKDGTKLPEASFIRSRFHQIFKNLTNCFRTIMSQVPKAVLLEKNYKNIVSVIKMLEDFSKLLDRKIAGNNVAMEVFMTMSGKKCDDSAGGVGKNALVENLMRNKTTILGVTRTLLGDLKLPVTRSDFRIKKFCLRSASFVFCTVSGSAKLNAQKMDLLLIDEAGQLKECESLIPLQLSGLKQAVLIGDERQLPATVKSKVAETALLGRSLFERLSLLGHKKHLLNIQYRMHPSISMFPNLNFYDRNILDGANVTQEGHQRSYLQGAMFGPYSFINIDGREDPGRSKRNMAELAVILEILHALKKACTSSQLGVSVGVICPYAAQVEAIQQQIGDAKSMLPLTLRVNSVDGFQGSEEDVIILSTVRHCLWILGNAATLRGSGSIWEELVRDAVDRRCFFNWHDGGAGVSSPVPLWGAGLIGDSDFGVHPPAAYCGQEADDICDALGSLRLAE from the exons ATGCCGCGTCGGGCGGCCGATCTCGCAAGCAACGACGGGTCTTACTGCCTCGCTCACGTCAAGGATGTCAGCAGAGATAAGTTGAGCTTCGAGATCAGGGCGTCCAGGAAGATGCAAGGCGCGAGCTGCTGCGCTTTTGCTGCCAGCCTGCTCAGCTTCATCCCCTACGTGCGCATCTGGCGTTGCCTGGACTACGACGCCGCGGTGAAGAGAAGCCCTGCCCTCGTCAAGGTGGTCGCCGGTGA GACTGAACCTCTTGATTGGCAGAGCACGCCGTCGGTGGCTTCATCTGCAGGCGCAGAGACCGGCGCCGACGTGGCGGCCAAACTGTCCGCGTTCAAGCTCAACGACTCGCAGGCCGACGCCATTCTGAGCTGCGTCACGGCGACGCGCCGCGACGGCGCGGCAAAATTCAGCCTAATCTGGGGCCCGCCCGGCACGGGCAAGACCAAGACGATCAGCGTGctcctgttgctgctgctgacgaGCCAGGCCCAGACTAAATGCCGCGTCCTGACGTGCGCGCCGACCAACACGGCGATCAGCCAGGTCGCGTCCCGCCTCCTGGCGCTGACGAAGCAGCACGCCGCCACCGACGGAGGATGCCATGGCGACCTGCTGCTATTCGGCAACCGGGAACGCATGGCCATCGGCGGTGATCTGAGCGAGATCTTCCTGGACACTCGCGTGAAGAGGCTCAAGAAGTGCTTCTCGCAGGCGACGGGTTGGAGGCATTGCCTTGTTTCATTAGTAGGGTTCCTGGGAGAGCCAACAACACTGAGATCTCAGTACAACGAATCTTGCGGGCAGAAAGACGGGACAAAATTGCCAGAGGCGTCTTTCATCAGGTCAAGGTTCCATCAGATATTCAAGAATCTGACGAACTGCTTCAGAACAATCATGTCCCAGGTTCCGAAAGCTGTCCTATTGGAaaagaattacaaaaatatTGTTTCAGTAATCAAGATGCTAGAGGACTTTAGCAAGCTGCTTGATAGGAAGATTGCTGGAAACAATGTCGCAATGGAGGTCTTCATGACTATGAGTGGAAAGAAATGCGACGATTCAGCTGGGGGAGTGGGCAAGAATGCACTGGTTGAAAATCTTATGAGAAACAAGACTACAATTCTAGGCGTCACGAGGACTCTTCTCGGAGACCTGAAACTTCCTGTTACACGCTCTGACTTCAGGATCAAGAAGTTCTGTCTCCGGAGTGCGTCCTTCGTTTTCTGCACCGTGTCTGGGTCGGCAAAGCTGAATGCTCAGAAGATGGATTTGCTTCTCATCGACGAGGCTGGGCAGCTCAAGGAATGCGAGTCCCTCATCCCGTTGCAACTCTCCGGACTGAAGCAAGCTGTTCTTATTGGTGATGAGCGCCAACTACCAGCAACTGTTAAAAGCAAG GTTGCAGAGACTGCATTGCTGGGCAGGAGTCTGTTTGAGAGATTGAGTTTACTGGGACACAAGAAGCACCTTCTGAACATTCAGTACAGGATGCACCCGTCCATAAGCATGTTCCCGAACCTGAATTTCTACGACAGAAACATTTTGGATGGCGCAAATGTCACGCAGGAGGGACACCAGCGTAGCTATCTTCAAGGTGCAATGTTTGGGCCGTACTCTTTCATCAACATTGATGGACGGGAAGATCCCGGCCGGAGCAAGCGCAACATGGCCGAGCTAGCTGTCATATTGGAGATACTGCATGCTCTCAAAAAAG CTTGTACCAGCAGTCAGCTAGGAGTTTCAGTTGGCGTCATTTGCCCATACGCTGCTCAGGTGGAGGCAATTCAGCAGCAGATAGGGGATGCGAAATCCATGCTTCCCCTTACCCTGCGCGTCAACTCTGTCGATGGGTTCCAAGGTAGCGAGGAAGACGTCATCATCCTGTCAACCGTCAG GCACTGCCTCTGGATCCTGGGCAACGCGGCGACCTTGCGCGGCAGTGGCTCCATCTGGGAGGAGCTGGTCCGGGACGCCGTGGATCGTCGCTGCTTCTTCAACTGGCACGATGGCGGCGCGGGCGTCTCTTCTCCCGTTCCTCTCTGGGGTGCTGGCCTGATCGGTGACTCAGATTTCGGCGTCCACCCACCAGCTGCGTACTGCGGACAGGAAGCTGATGACATTTGCGATGCACTAGGCTCCCTGCGTCTAGCCGAGTGA
- the LOC112901058 gene encoding pentatricopeptide repeat-containing protein At5g13770, chloroplastic, translated as MAKCYSDWPPIPPLRPSRRTPPQSHASLCAIRRQLASFVLHCSRSCASPLLEPKNLPDEFPAVPAAPAPAPLPDAAPKLGISNKFIRGLCSDPQTEQLAFECYRRALLQPGFLPEKKTANALTVQLLRAKQWGSLELLVQDFGAYGVLPEKRTCARLVACCIRARRFGLADAVLAVLEAKKGAPAVMAFGAAMQAYNKLHMYRSTVLLYGQARVARLPLSAAAYRAVMAACGALGEPDMVASLFKLYRSQKWYPSGGCVEAYAIVCDALGKAGRALDALRSLREMEADGLLPNAATYSSVIGALADAREKPAAEDLYHEAWDSKMLADPDMFLKLTVMHVEAGVVEETIEVAKDMRQIGLRVTDCILSTIINGFVKRRGLKPAIRAYDKLVFIGCEPGQVTYASVINVYCRLGRSDRAEAVFSEMIGRGFDKCVVAYGNMISMYGKIRRAPEAMKLLATMKQKGCEPNVQVYNSLLDMHGRLGNSKQAEKIWKEMARRKVRPDRISYTAIILANNRAGELERCMELYQEFRETGGKVDKAMAGLMVGVFSKCSRFNELIELLKDMDGTKLDRRLYMTVLRSLRDAGLEVHVKWLQSNLTFVEEKT; from the coding sequence ATGGCCAAATGCTACTCCGATTGGCCCCCGATCCCGCCTCTGCGTCCGTCGCGAAGAACGCCGCCGCAATCCCACGCCTCCCTGTGCGCGATCAGGCGGCAGCTCGCGTCCTTCGTGCTCCACTGCTCCAGGTCCTGCGCCTCCCCTCTCCTCGAGCCCAAGAACCTGCCCGATGAGTTCCCGGCCGTGCCGgctgcgccggcgccggcgccgctgccGGATGCCGCCCCGAAGCTCGGCATATCCAACAAGTTCATCCGGGGCCTCTGCAGCGACCCACAGACCGAGCAGCTCGCCTTCGAGTGCTACCGGAGGGCGCTGCTGCAGCCGGGGTTCCTGCCGGAGAAGAAGACGGCCAACGCGCTCACCGTGCAGCTGCTCAGGGCCAAGCAGTGGGGCTCGCTGGAGCTGCTGGTCCAGGACTTCGGCGCCTACGGCGTGCTCCCGGAGAAGCGGACGTGCGCGCGGCTCGTCGCCTGCTGCATCAGGGCGAGGCGGTTCGGCCTCGCCGACGCGGTGCTCGCCGTCCTCGAGGCCAAGAAGGGGGCGCCCGCCGTGATGGCCTTCGGCGCGGCCATGCAGGCGTACAACAAGCTGCACATGTACCGGAGCACGGTGCTGCTGTACGGGCAGGCGAGGGTGGCTCGCCTGCCGCTGAGCGCCGCCGCCTACCGCGCCGTGATGGCGGCGTGCGGCGCCCTAGGCGAGCCGGACATGGTGGCGTCGCTGTTCAAGCTCTACAGGTCCCAGAAATGGTACCCCTCCGGTGGCTGCGTGGAGGCGTACGCCATCGTCTGCGACGCGCTGGGGAAGGCGGGCAGAGCCCTGGACGCGCTGCGGAGCCTGCGGGAGATGGAAGCCGACGGGCTCTTGCCAAACGCCGCGACCTACTCCTCCGTCATTGGCGCTCTGGCAGATGCCCGGGAGaagccggcggcggaggaccTGTACCACGAAGCCTGGGACAGCAAGATGCTGGCGGATCCCGACATGTTCCTGAAGCTGACCGTCATGCACGTCGAGGCTGGTGTGGTGGAGGAAACCATAGAGGTCGCCAAGGACATGAGGCAGATCGGCCTGAGGGTCACGGACTGCATCCTCTCCACAATCATCAATGGCTTCGTGAAGAGGAGAGGCCTGAAACCAGCCATCAGAGCGTACGACAAGCTGGTGTTCATCGGGTGCGAGCCTGGTCAGGTCACCTACGCCTCGGTCATCAACGTGTACTGCCGGCTTGGCCGCAGCGACAGGGCAGAAGCCGTCTTCTCGGAGATGATCGGCCGAGGCTTCGACAAGTGCGTGGTCGCCTACGGCAACATGATCTCAATGTACGGCAAGATCAGGAGAGCACCAGAGGCCATGAAGCTGCTGGCCACGATGAAGCAGAAGGGGTGCGAGCCCAACGTCCAGGTGTACAACTCCCTTCTCGACATGCACGGCCGGCTCGGGAACTCGAAGCAGGCCGAGAAGATCTGGAAGGAGATGGCGCGGCGCAAGGTCCGGCCTGACCGGATCAGCTACACGGCCATCATCCTGGCGAACAACCGGGCGGGGGAGCTGGAGCGGTGCATGGAGCTGTACCAGGAGTTCAGGGAGACCGGAGGGAAGGTGGACAAGGCCATGGCCGGGCTCATGGTTGGGGTGTTCTCCAAGTGCAGCCGATTCAACGAGCTCATCGAGCTGCTCAAGGACATGGATGGCACCAAGCTGGACCGGAGGCTGTACATGACTGTCCTGCGAAGCCTCCGGGATGCCGGCCTGGAGGTCCATGTGAAGTGGCTCCAAAGTAACCTCACGTTCGTGGAAGAGAAAACCTGA